A single region of the Thermoplasmata archaeon genome encodes:
- a CDS encoding TldD/PmbA family protein, whose protein sequence is MEDIASRIVEKAISLGCQDAVAEIVANRSYQIRFARNEPVISNRWRESSASVFFVYRKRVLASDIKDLTRADEAVERLVKIAKGSQENPDYAGIAKGPFKYARTRPDPKVVALGEGGKYVEAAIGGALDEGAKECAGSFWKYEDEHFLSTSNGAESHDHRASLYLSIRALVALESSGHGVAAATKLSQFDPASAGHKAGRIAALARDPKPGKPGRYPIIFDPLIFGSLSEQVGGRLSAWAVLAGLSPYGKKIGKAVASSQFTQYDDGSADSIARKRFDAEGVPTRRNVLVNKGVLKTYLHNTTTAKKFKTKTTGNAGLVYPEPHALFVNPGDWTKDEIFSEVKDGLWLTNTWYTRYQSYVTGDFSTIPRDGIFHIRKGEVAETWKDVRLTDNILRMMKNIVALSNKTEQMMWWGEVSIPNFVPYALIKDVGITKSAE, encoded by the coding sequence ATGGAGGATATCGCCTCGCGGATCGTGGAGAAGGCCATCTCGCTCGGCTGCCAGGATGCGGTCGCGGAGATCGTGGCGAACCGCTCGTACCAGATTCGCTTCGCCCGGAACGAGCCCGTGATCAGCAATCGCTGGCGCGAGTCCAGCGCATCCGTCTTCTTCGTGTACCGGAAACGGGTCCTCGCGAGCGACATCAAGGACCTTACGCGGGCGGACGAGGCCGTCGAACGCCTCGTGAAGATTGCCAAGGGCTCCCAGGAGAATCCCGACTATGCGGGCATCGCGAAGGGACCGTTCAAATATGCCCGCACGCGACCGGACCCGAAAGTCGTCGCCCTTGGCGAAGGGGGCAAGTACGTCGAGGCGGCGATCGGCGGCGCCTTGGACGAAGGCGCGAAGGAGTGCGCTGGATCGTTCTGGAAGTACGAAGACGAGCACTTTCTCTCGACTTCGAACGGCGCGGAGTCCCATGACCATCGCGCGAGCCTCTACCTGTCGATCCGCGCGCTGGTGGCGCTCGAGTCGAGCGGCCACGGCGTCGCCGCCGCCACGAAGCTCTCGCAGTTCGATCCCGCGAGCGCGGGCCACAAGGCGGGGCGGATTGCGGCGCTCGCGCGAGACCCGAAACCGGGCAAGCCGGGTCGATATCCCATCATCTTCGACCCGTTGATCTTCGGCTCGCTCTCGGAGCAAGTCGGCGGGCGACTCAGCGCCTGGGCCGTCCTCGCCGGGCTGTCGCCGTACGGCAAGAAGATCGGCAAAGCGGTCGCCTCGTCGCAATTCACCCAGTACGACGACGGATCCGCCGACTCGATCGCCCGGAAGCGGTTCGACGCGGAGGGCGTGCCGACGCGGCGGAACGTCCTCGTCAACAAGGGCGTCCTGAAGACGTACCTTCACAACACGACGACCGCGAAGAAGTTCAAGACGAAGACCACGGGGAATGCAGGACTCGTCTATCCGGAGCCGCACGCGTTGTTCGTGAATCCGGGCGACTGGACGAAAGACGAGATTTTCTCGGAGGTCAAGGACGGCCTCTGGCTCACGAACACTTGGTACACGCGCTACCAATCGTACGTCACGGGAGACTTCTCGACGATCCCGAGGGATGGCATCTTCCACATCCGGAAGGGAGAGGTCGCCGAAACGTGGAAGGACGTCCGGTTGACGGACAACATCCTCCGCATGATGAAGAACATCGTGGCCCTGAGCAACAAGACGGAGCAGATGATGTGGTGGGGCGAAGTCAGCATCCCGAACTTCGTGCCCTACGCCCTCATCAAGGACGTCGGCATCACGAAGTCCGCGGAGTGA
- a CDS encoding TldD/PmbA family protein: MEDDRSELVDFAVDHATKRGASYAEGRYEGQEQESFILKNGVLDALYIGDDRGIGVRVLVDGALGFAATNSLTKSDVRGVVDDAVKIAKASRRKSRIVFAREDAITMSWSVPEQKRLADVSVEEKIAEIRSVDADLVALGLKIPARTFQLTGNRISKYFANSEGSRIRSYSPRLRAFYFLTVTAEGGVEQTHRNYGWSGGWEGVQMWDLSRRVVEEARSMQRSLKEGKKSPEGKMDLVAGPQVAGIASHESCGHPTEADRVLGREASQAGKSFIPPDGAGMRVGSDLVNVVDDPTVEHAIAYYATDDEGVRARRRYLYKEGRVTEFLHNRETAAALGTRSNGASRAVNYNVEAIVRMANTFVEPKDYAVDEMLEEVKFGVYMKSFMEWNIDDKRYNAKYAGREAYLVENGEIKHPVRGTVIELTTPAFWSAVDAVGKDLDFEAGFCGKSDPGQALDAAMGGPTIRLRNVYLR, translated from the coding sequence ATGGAGGACGATCGCTCGGAGCTCGTGGATTTTGCGGTGGATCATGCGACCAAGAGGGGGGCCTCGTACGCCGAGGGGCGGTACGAGGGCCAGGAGCAGGAGTCGTTCATCCTGAAGAACGGCGTCCTAGACGCCCTCTACATCGGCGACGATCGGGGGATCGGGGTGCGGGTCCTCGTCGATGGCGCCCTCGGATTCGCGGCGACGAACTCCCTGACGAAGTCGGACGTGCGCGGAGTCGTCGACGACGCGGTGAAGATCGCGAAAGCATCTCGACGGAAATCGAGGATTGTCTTCGCCCGCGAGGATGCGATCACGATGAGCTGGTCCGTCCCGGAGCAGAAGAGACTCGCAGACGTCTCGGTCGAGGAGAAGATCGCGGAGATCCGGTCGGTCGACGCGGACCTCGTCGCGCTCGGACTCAAGATCCCGGCTCGTACCTTCCAGCTCACCGGCAACCGGATCTCCAAATATTTCGCGAACTCGGAAGGATCCCGCATCCGGTCGTATAGCCCGCGGCTGCGGGCGTTCTACTTCCTCACGGTCACGGCGGAAGGCGGCGTGGAACAGACCCACCGGAACTACGGCTGGTCCGGCGGTTGGGAAGGCGTGCAAATGTGGGACCTGAGCCGCCGCGTGGTCGAAGAGGCCCGCTCCATGCAGCGCTCGCTGAAAGAAGGCAAGAAGTCCCCCGAGGGGAAGATGGACCTCGTGGCGGGACCGCAAGTCGCCGGCATCGCCTCGCACGAGTCGTGCGGCCATCCGACCGAGGCGGACCGCGTCTTGGGGCGCGAGGCGAGCCAGGCAGGGAAGTCGTTCATCCCGCCGGACGGCGCGGGGATGCGGGTCGGCTCCGACCTCGTGAACGTTGTCGACGATCCGACCGTCGAGCACGCGATCGCGTACTACGCCACTGACGACGAGGGCGTCAGGGCGAGACGGCGGTACCTGTACAAGGAGGGCCGCGTGACGGAGTTCCTCCATAATCGGGAGACGGCGGCGGCACTCGGCACCCGGAGCAACGGCGCCTCGCGGGCGGTCAACTACAACGTCGAGGCGATCGTCCGGATGGCGAACACGTTCGTCGAGCCGAAGGACTACGCCGTCGACGAGATGCTCGAGGAGGTGAAGTTCGGCGTGTACATGAAGAGCTTCATGGAATGGAACATCGACGACAAGCGCTACAATGCGAAGTACGCGGGCCGGGAGGCGTACCTCGTCGAGAACGGGGAGATCAAGCACCCGGTCCGCGGGACCGTCATCGAGCTCACGACCCCCGCCTTTTGGTCGGCCGTCGACGCTGTGGGGAAGGACCTCGATTTCGAGGCGGGATTCTGCGGCAAGTCCGATCCGGGTCAGGCGCTCGACGCGGCCATGGGTGGACCGACGATCCGCCTTCGCAACGTGTACCTGAGGTGA
- a CDS encoding signal recognition particle subunit SRP19/SEC65 family protein, giving the protein MPKGDRPIVLYPAYFDLGRSRDGGRRVAKRWAVESPTVQEIATAAKVLGLEPKIEDGKAFPSTPWRKEGRVLVRADYFKTSIVQKVAQRIKEAR; this is encoded by the coding sequence ATGCCGAAGGGAGACCGCCCGATCGTCCTGTATCCGGCGTACTTCGACCTGGGACGCTCACGGGACGGCGGCCGACGGGTCGCGAAGCGGTGGGCCGTGGAATCGCCGACGGTGCAGGAGATCGCGACGGCCGCCAAGGTGCTCGGCCTCGAGCCAAAGATCGAGGATGGAAAGGCGTTCCCTTCGACGCCGTGGCGGAAGGAGGGCCGCGTGCTCGTCCGGGCGGACTATTTCAAGACGTCGATCGTGCAGAAGGTCGCGCAGCGGATCAAGGAGGCCCGCTAG
- a CDS encoding DUF211 domain-containing protein: MSDIKRIVLDVLKPHRPSLVDMSLRLSGLKGVDGVSLTLDEVDQETESVKVTIEGSAINYPSVEEALRELGAVIHSVDLVSSGKRLVEDVRTGQDHG; the protein is encoded by the coding sequence TTGAGCGACATCAAGCGGATCGTCCTGGACGTGCTGAAGCCCCACAGGCCGTCCCTCGTGGACATGTCGCTCCGGCTAAGCGGCCTCAAGGGGGTGGACGGCGTGAGCCTCACGCTCGACGAGGTGGACCAGGAGACCGAGAGCGTCAAGGTGACGATCGAAGGGTCGGCGATCAACTACCCGAGCGTCGAGGAGGCGTTGCGGGAGCTCGGCGCCGTGATCCATTCCGTCGACCTCGTCTCGTCGGGCAAGCGGCTCGTGGAGGACGTCCGGACCGGGCAGGACCACGGCTGA
- the map gene encoding type II methionyl aminopeptidase: MDASARESLLRAGRISREAREHAVGLVKEGALLLDVAEEVEGLFRKRGARPAFPTCLSIDDIAAHYTPTHDDALRFQRGSVVKLDLGAHIDGWIADTAVTVEVGTQNWTTLIRASELALQTAIEAVHGGVATQAIGEGIQRAIESGGYRPVRNLTGHTIERYVLHAGKSVPNVPHGHDVLEAGEVVAIEPFASAGAGHVDGRKSGNIYRVLRPKAHGHAAPDDFLQMLSGEFKTLPFAERWAHRLDPRAPALLNRLVRSGAVMTYPALLDVDGGIVAQTEHTVIVGVDGAEVTTA, from the coding sequence ATGGACGCCTCCGCGCGCGAGTCCCTGCTCCGGGCCGGCCGGATCTCGCGCGAGGCGCGCGAGCACGCCGTCGGGCTCGTGAAGGAGGGCGCGCTCCTCCTCGACGTCGCGGAGGAGGTGGAAGGTCTTTTCCGCAAGCGCGGCGCGCGTCCGGCGTTCCCGACCTGCCTCTCGATCGACGACATCGCCGCCCACTACACGCCGACGCACGACGACGCGCTCCGGTTCCAGCGTGGGAGCGTCGTCAAGCTGGATCTCGGCGCCCACATCGACGGCTGGATCGCGGACACCGCGGTGACGGTCGAGGTCGGGACGCAGAACTGGACGACGCTGATTCGGGCGTCCGAACTCGCGTTGCAGACCGCGATCGAAGCGGTCCACGGGGGCGTCGCGACGCAGGCCATCGGCGAAGGCATCCAGCGCGCGATCGAGTCGGGCGGGTACCGACCCGTGCGAAACCTGACCGGGCACACGATCGAGCGGTACGTCCTGCATGCGGGGAAGAGCGTCCCGAACGTGCCGCACGGCCACGACGTGCTCGAGGCCGGGGAAGTCGTCGCGATTGAGCCGTTCGCCTCGGCTGGCGCGGGTCACGTCGATGGCCGCAAGAGCGGGAACATCTACCGCGTGCTCCGGCCGAAGGCGCACGGCCACGCGGCGCCGGACGATTTCTTGCAGATGTTGTCGGGGGAGTTCAAGACGCTCCCGTTCGCCGAACGTTGGGCGCATCGCCTCGACCCGCGCGCGCCGGCCCTCCTGAACCGGCTCGTACGCAGCGGCGCCGTGATGACGTACCCCGCCCTCCTCGACGTCGACGGCGGGATCGTCGCGCAGACGGAGCATACGGTGATCGTCGGCGTGGACGGCGCGGAAGTCACGACCGCGTGA
- a CDS encoding L-threonylcarbamoyladenylate synthase — MAVTIVAQSLGTKYVLDAAALGRLREVLRIGGLVVHPTDTVYGLGADPFQRAAVDRVFAAKGRPRDQPISIAIADPADVFRFGAKSATAEAFCAKNLPGPFTVVLRATPEAPAPIVGPDGRIAIRVPAHPIPRLLAKAYGPITSTSANVHGRPSPVTCPEAREQLGDHVDIYVDGGPTPLGGESTVVDLSGDRPKVLRQGVLPTGA; from the coding sequence GTGGCCGTCACGATCGTCGCGCAGTCGCTGGGCACGAAGTACGTCCTGGATGCCGCGGCGCTGGGCCGCCTCCGCGAGGTCCTACGGATCGGCGGTCTCGTCGTGCATCCCACGGACACCGTGTACGGTCTCGGAGCGGACCCGTTCCAGCGGGCGGCCGTGGATCGCGTCTTCGCGGCGAAAGGCCGTCCGCGGGACCAGCCGATCTCCATTGCGATCGCTGACCCCGCCGACGTGTTCCGGTTCGGCGCCAAGTCGGCCACCGCCGAGGCGTTCTGCGCGAAGAACCTCCCGGGCCCCTTCACGGTCGTCCTGCGGGCCACACCGGAGGCGCCCGCGCCGATCGTCGGACCGGACGGCCGGATTGCGATCCGCGTCCCGGCCCACCCGATCCCGCGCCTCCTCGCGAAGGCGTACGGCCCCATCACGTCGACGAGCGCGAACGTCCACGGTCGGCCGTCCCCGGTGACGTGCCCGGAGGCGCGCGAGCAGCTCGGCGACCACGTTGACATCTACGTGGACGGAGGCCCGACGCCTCTCGGCGGCGAGTCGACCGTCGTCGACCTCTCCGGCGACCGGCCAAAGGTCCTTAGGCAAGGGGTCCTTCCGACGGGGGCGTAG
- a CDS encoding NUDIX domain-containing protein translates to MALDVASLPITVGVGAFLIREGGLLLVRRTYGPAKGLWTIPSGYVEPRESVAQAVEREVREETAVVGRADALVGVRNRVTATANDTFLIFSMAYESGEPRADGGEVSEAAFLPIEEVSRSEDSAPFTRAIVPKLLQARGMRLEAYAPSRDASVTLAYLLYL, encoded by the coding sequence ATGGCCCTGGACGTCGCGTCCCTCCCCATCACGGTCGGCGTTGGCGCGTTTCTGATCCGAGAAGGCGGCTTGCTCCTCGTGCGTCGGACGTACGGCCCCGCGAAAGGTCTTTGGACGATCCCGTCCGGATATGTCGAGCCGCGCGAGTCGGTCGCTCAGGCCGTCGAGCGGGAGGTCCGCGAGGAGACGGCGGTCGTGGGCCGCGCAGACGCCCTCGTCGGCGTCCGGAACCGCGTCACCGCGACGGCGAACGACACGTTCTTGATCTTCTCGATGGCCTACGAATCCGGAGAGCCGCGGGCGGATGGCGGGGAGGTGAGCGAGGCCGCCTTCCTTCCGATCGAGGAGGTATCTCGGTCCGAGGACTCGGCTCCGTTCACGCGGGCGATCGTACCGAAGCTCCTGCAGGCTCGGGGCATGCGCCTCGAGGCCTACGCTCCGTCGCGGGACGCCTCGGTCACGCTCGCCTATCTGCTGTATCTCTGA
- a CDS encoding S9 family peptidase, giving the protein MGRTVTFTPGRFLRKIWQLGNFDVSPDGRSFAYAANKREQWSVYLMDLRTKRERILVKSEQSVVNPEFSPDGRSLAVQSDFEGDENYNVYVVSVKGTGVRKITDTRFDSSFPRWSPDGTKIAFVSNRDGDRDNVFAVDAAGGDAKQLTDVDDIVTEIAWRPDGRSLAFSAGVGLHDYVGIVDITGRMEKLVAFPESESSIGGDVGRPRPWSPDGRELAFVSNVHDHLDIGVLDLETRAVRWLVENRWDKTMPVWSLDGRRIAFLENHDGNIRLKSVSRGGPESVAESPASGSAFRPLWSPDGGTLFYLQSNFLRPERFVARRGPRTTRLIESVRTALPARELADGKLVWYPTLDARKIPAWLFVPPARRSRHAALVWPHGGPESQTVNEWYIRPQLLVAQGFTVLAPNYRGGTGYGRAWRRLSDHDLGGADMQDIIAGGRWLVENGYCRPDRLGIIGGSYGGYAVAHCLEQAPELWSVGVSIVGYFNWTTATTNERGYLQRYDRQKMGHPDEDADLFRKLSPIFYLDRIRAPVLFTGGAHDPRCPVTEARAMVEAMKRMRKVVDYLEFPDEGHAPRKVSNQIVLYERVIDWLTRYLPDA; this is encoded by the coding sequence ATGGGGAGGACCGTCACCTTCACGCCCGGTCGCTTCCTGCGCAAAATCTGGCAGCTGGGCAATTTCGATGTCTCGCCGGACGGCCGGAGCTTCGCGTACGCCGCGAACAAGCGAGAGCAGTGGTCCGTCTACCTGATGGACCTACGGACGAAGCGCGAGCGGATCCTCGTGAAGTCCGAGCAGTCCGTCGTGAATCCCGAGTTTTCGCCGGACGGCCGCTCGCTCGCGGTGCAATCCGATTTCGAGGGGGACGAGAACTACAACGTCTACGTCGTATCCGTGAAGGGGACGGGCGTCCGCAAGATCACGGACACCCGATTCGACAGTTCGTTCCCCCGGTGGTCGCCCGACGGCACGAAAATCGCGTTCGTCTCGAACCGAGACGGGGACCGCGACAATGTGTTCGCCGTCGACGCCGCGGGAGGAGACGCGAAGCAACTCACGGACGTGGACGACATCGTGACGGAGATCGCGTGGCGCCCCGATGGCCGGAGCCTGGCCTTTTCCGCCGGCGTCGGACTGCACGACTACGTCGGGATCGTCGACATCACCGGGCGGATGGAGAAGCTCGTCGCCTTCCCCGAGTCCGAGAGCTCGATCGGCGGCGACGTCGGTCGTCCGCGGCCGTGGTCGCCCGACGGCCGGGAGCTCGCGTTCGTCTCGAACGTCCACGACCACCTCGACATCGGCGTGCTAGACCTCGAGACCCGCGCGGTGCGGTGGCTCGTCGAGAACCGCTGGGACAAGACGATGCCCGTGTGGTCTCTCGACGGCCGGCGCATCGCGTTCCTCGAGAACCACGACGGGAACATCCGGCTGAAGTCCGTGAGCCGCGGAGGCCCCGAATCCGTCGCCGAGTCTCCGGCAAGCGGGTCGGCGTTCCGGCCGCTCTGGTCGCCGGACGGAGGGACCCTGTTCTACCTGCAATCGAACTTCCTGCGTCCGGAGCGGTTCGTCGCGCGGCGGGGACCGCGGACGACGCGCCTCATCGAGAGTGTGCGGACGGCCCTTCCGGCAAGGGAACTCGCGGACGGGAAGCTCGTGTGGTACCCGACGTTGGACGCCCGCAAGATCCCCGCGTGGCTGTTCGTGCCGCCGGCCCGCCGCTCGCGCCACGCGGCCCTCGTGTGGCCGCACGGCGGCCCGGAGTCCCAGACGGTCAACGAATGGTACATCCGGCCGCAGCTCCTCGTCGCCCAAGGCTTCACGGTCCTCGCCCCGAACTACCGCGGCGGGACGGGCTACGGCCGCGCCTGGCGTCGGCTCAGCGACCACGACCTCGGCGGAGCGGACATGCAAGACATCATCGCCGGAGGGCGGTGGCTCGTGGAAAACGGCTACTGCCGTCCGGACCGGCTCGGGATCATCGGTGGGAGCTACGGTGGATACGCGGTCGCCCATTGCCTCGAGCAGGCCCCGGAGCTGTGGAGCGTCGGCGTGAGCATCGTCGGCTACTTCAACTGGACGACCGCGACGACGAACGAGCGCGGGTACCTCCAGCGATACGACCGACAGAAGATGGGCCACCCGGACGAAGACGCGGACCTCTTCCGGAAGCTTTCGCCGATCTTCTACCTGGACCGGATCCGGGCGCCGGTGCTCTTCACGGGCGGCGCGCACGACCCCCGCTGTCCCGTGACGGAGGCGAGGGCCATGGTCGAGGCGATGAAACGGATGCGCAAGGTCGTCGACTATCTCGAGTTCCCCGACGAGGGACATGCGCCCCGCAAGGTCTCGAACCAGATCGTGCTGTACGAACGCGTGATCGACTGGTTGACGCGATATCTGCCGGACGCGTGA
- a CDS encoding alanine--glyoxylate aminotransferase family protein, translated as MDPGLLLIPGPVPLHPRVLEEFAKPALPHYGDAWVQTFTETLSLMRYLWSAPDHRVFPLAGPGHTGLESLAYTFLRPGDRVVVVSNGFFGDRIREVLLTHRVKADVVASPWGSGPDLDGLRSALKSPTKAVALVHNETSTGVTNRLEPIVEAAHAVGAFVVVDAVSSLGGIRLPAAAIGVDAAFGASQKCLAAPAGITPVTVAPSLWEATDPKGAEGWYLNLFTWERYAREWGEWHPTPTTVSSNLFYAFHRALVLVKEEGLDARYARHAKASARLRDGLADLGFAPLAPPDLVSNTVTCMTPPQGIDASALVKRLQAEHGITISGGLGPLRGRTIRIGTMGTQAEPDIVDRLLDAVRSLV; from the coding sequence ATGGATCCGGGTCTCCTGTTGATACCGGGTCCCGTGCCTCTGCATCCCCGGGTCCTCGAGGAATTCGCGAAGCCGGCGCTCCCTCACTACGGCGACGCGTGGGTCCAGACGTTCACCGAGACCCTCTCCCTGATGAGGTACCTCTGGTCCGCCCCCGACCACCGGGTGTTCCCGCTCGCCGGACCCGGCCACACGGGCCTTGAGTCGCTCGCCTACACGTTCCTGCGTCCGGGCGATCGCGTGGTGGTCGTGTCCAACGGCTTCTTCGGGGATCGGATCCGAGAGGTCCTCCTGACGCACCGAGTCAAGGCGGACGTCGTCGCCTCGCCCTGGGGCTCCGGGCCGGACCTCGACGGGCTGCGGAGTGCGCTGAAGTCGCCGACGAAGGCCGTCGCCCTCGTCCACAACGAGACCTCCACGGGCGTCACGAACCGCCTTGAGCCGATCGTCGAGGCCGCGCACGCGGTCGGCGCATTCGTCGTCGTCGACGCGGTCTCGTCGCTCGGGGGCATCCGCCTGCCGGCGGCCGCGATCGGCGTCGACGCGGCGTTCGGCGCGTCCCAGAAATGCCTCGCAGCACCGGCGGGGATCACGCCGGTCACCGTCGCACCGTCGCTCTGGGAGGCGACCGATCCGAAAGGCGCGGAGGGCTGGTACCTGAACCTCTTCACCTGGGAGCGGTACGCACGCGAGTGGGGCGAGTGGCATCCCACGCCAACGACGGTCTCCTCGAACCTGTTCTACGCGTTCCACCGCGCGCTCGTGCTCGTGAAGGAGGAAGGCCTCGACGCCCGCTACGCCCGTCACGCGAAGGCCTCCGCCCGACTCCGGGACGGCCTCGCGGATCTAGGATTCGCGCCGCTCGCCCCGCCGGACCTCGTCTCGAATACCGTGACGTGCATGACGCCCCCGCAAGGAATCGACGCCAGTGCACTCGTGAAGCGCCTCCAGGCGGAGCACGGCATCACCATCTCGGGCGGGCTCGGACCGCTCCGCGGCCGGACGATCCGGATTGGCACGATGGGCACGCAGGCGGAACCGGACATCGTCGACCGCCTGCTCGACGCGGTCCGGTCCCTCGTCTGA